The proteins below come from a single Mucilaginibacter mali genomic window:
- a CDS encoding efflux RND transporter permease subunit, with the protein MSTPVKDYFISHKKPISLVLALILMGGVFVYTKLQTSLFPDITFPKIKIIADEGLQPVNKMMITVTKPLENAVKQVPDLEVVRSTTSRGSCEISAFMKWSADIDLSQQRIQAQIDKIKNDLPADVNIAVEKMNPSILPVSGYTLESHNRSPIELKMLATFTVKPFLSQVAGVSEIRVIGGKTKEYWLVLDRAKMSALSLTPDNINTALAQTNFIKSGGYLADYKMLYLTVTDATLSAKDQLENLVITDNRKRITRLKDIAEVKISEGIEYTKINANGHDGVLIAVIKQPDANLIDLSNDMAVKVAALKKILPADVSIKPYYIQADFVNESVKSVSDSLWIGLVLAIIVAIIFLRSVKASATILITIPITLGLTLIVLYSIGYTINIMTLGAIAAAIGLIIDDAIVVVEQIHRTHEEHPNELTRHLLRKAIDYLFPAMVGSSISTIVIFIPFLLMTGVAGAYFKVLTNTMIITLTCSFFVTWIGLPVVYLLLSRDKLGLVKKEEEAHEVKRQKWVSFFILHPYVGVAIAVALIAVLVVVPGKLETGFLPEMDEGAIVLDYTSPPGTSLEETDRMLREVEKILAKQPEVAAYSRRTGTQMGFFITEPNTGDYLIQLKKERDKSTEEVSADLRTRIAESQPALRVDFGQVIGDMLGDLMSSTQPIEVKVFGTDQQKLQELSKQIAAVVGGVKGTADVFDGITIAGPSVSIVPRYSQLAQYGLNPASLQYQAQTALEGNLAGNIYESQQLAPIRMVYPGNRSLNIAGIKNLNVFLPNGNLLPIDQLATVELHPGDAEINRQDLQSMGVITARLEGADLGSVMPAIKKGIAEKVSLPSGYHVEYGGAYAEQQQSFKELLLILITASLLVFGVILFLFKQFRIALLILAISVLGVAGSMLALYLTKTPLNVGSYTGLIMIVGIIGENAIFTFLQFKESAAKQSVDEAIIYSISTRLRPKLMTALGAIIALMPLALGIGAGAQLHQPLAIAVIGGFIVALPLLLIVLPSMLRVVYRKSESQ; encoded by the coding sequence ATGAGCACGCCTGTAAAAGACTACTTTATATCGCACAAAAAGCCCATTAGCCTGGTATTGGCGCTGATATTGATGGGCGGCGTGTTTGTTTATACCAAACTGCAAACATCGCTGTTTCCGGATATTACCTTCCCCAAAATAAAGATCATTGCCGATGAAGGCCTGCAACCTGTGAACAAGATGATGATCACGGTTACCAAGCCGCTGGAGAATGCCGTAAAGCAGGTGCCCGACCTGGAAGTAGTGCGCAGTACCACCAGTCGCGGCAGTTGCGAAATATCGGCCTTTATGAAATGGAGCGCCGACATAGACCTGAGTCAGCAGCGCATACAGGCCCAGATAGATAAGATAAAGAACGATCTGCCTGCCGATGTGAACATAGCGGTAGAGAAGATGAACCCATCGATACTGCCTGTTAGTGGCTACACGCTGGAAAGCCACAACCGTTCGCCTATTGAACTAAAGATGCTGGCTACCTTTACGGTAAAGCCTTTCTTATCGCAGGTGGCGGGCGTATCAGAGATACGGGTGATCGGCGGTAAAACCAAAGAGTATTGGCTGGTGCTGGACAGGGCTAAGATGAGCGCCTTATCGCTCACGCCCGATAATATCAACACGGCCTTAGCGCAAACTAACTTTATCAAATCGGGCGGTTACCTGGCCGATTATAAGATGCTGTACCTCACCGTTACCGATGCGACACTAAGCGCCAAAGATCAACTGGAAAACCTGGTGATTACAGATAACCGCAAACGCATTACCCGGCTTAAAGATATTGCCGAAGTAAAGATCAGCGAGGGCATAGAGTACACCAAAATAAACGCCAACGGGCACGATGGGGTGCTGATAGCCGTAATTAAACAACCGGATGCCAACCTTATCGACCTATCAAACGATATGGCCGTAAAGGTAGCCGCGCTTAAAAAGATATTACCGGCTGATGTGAGCATTAAACCCTATTATATACAGGCCGACTTTGTAAACGAATCGGTAAAAAGCGTGAGTGATAGTTTATGGATAGGTTTGGTGCTGGCTATTATTGTGGCAATTATCTTCCTGCGGTCGGTAAAGGCAAGCGCTACCATCCTGATCACTATCCCTATTACTTTAGGATTGACGCTGATTGTACTTTACAGTATCGGTTACACCATCAATATCATGACGCTGGGCGCCATTGCGGCGGCCATTGGTTTGATCATCGATGATGCTATTGTAGTGGTAGAGCAGATACACCGCACACACGAGGAGCACCCTAACGAGCTGACCCGCCACCTGCTGCGCAAAGCTATCGATTACCTGTTCCCGGCCATGGTGGGTTCGTCCATCAGTACCATTGTGATATTTATCCCCTTCCTGCTGATGACGGGTGTGGCGGGGGCCTATTTTAAGGTGCTGACCAATACCATGATCATTACCCTTACCTGTTCGTTCTTTGTTACATGGATAGGTTTGCCGGTGGTGTACCTGTTATTGAGCAGGGATAAGCTTGGCCTTGTGAAAAAGGAAGAAGAAGCGCACGAGGTAAAAAGGCAGAAATGGGTGTCGTTTTTTATCCTGCACCCTTATGTTGGTGTGGCTATAGCGGTAGCCCTGATAGCTGTGCTGGTGGTTGTTCCTGGTAAATTAGAAACAGGGTTCCTGCCCGAAATGGACGAGGGCGCTATTGTTTTGGATTATACATCGCCACCCGGTACATCGTTGGAGGAGACCGACCGTATGCTGCGAGAGGTGGAGAAGATACTGGCTAAACAGCCCGAAGTAGCCGCTTATTCACGCCGTACAGGTACGCAAATGGGCTTCTTTATCACCGAACCTAATACCGGCGATTACCTTATTCAACTAAAAAAAGAACGCGATAAAAGCACCGAAGAAGTATCGGCCGATTTGCGCACCAGGATAGCCGAAAGCCAGCCTGCCCTGCGGGTTGATTTTGGCCAGGTGATAGGCGATATGCTGGGCGACCTGATGAGTTCGACCCAACCGATAGAGGTAAAAGTATTTGGTACCGATCAGCAAAAATTACAGGAACTATCTAAACAAATAGCTGCCGTAGTAGGTGGTGTAAAGGGTACTGCCGATGTTTTCGATGGTATTACTATTGCTGGTCCGTCGGTAAGTATTGTGCCGCGGTATAGTCAACTGGCGCAGTATGGATTGAACCCTGCCAGCCTGCAATACCAGGCGCAAACCGCCTTAGAGGGTAATTTGGCAGGCAATATTTACGAAAGCCAGCAATTAGCTCCCATCCGCATGGTATATCCGGGCAACCGTTCGCTGAATATTGCCGGCATTAAAAACCTGAACGTGTTTTTACCCAACGGCAACCTGCTGCCCATAGATCAGTTGGCCACAGTAGAACTGCACCCCGGTGATGCAGAAATTAACCGGCAGGACCTGCAATCTATGGGTGTTATCACTGCCCGCCTGGAGGGCGCCGACTTGGGCAGTGTAATGCCCGCCATTAAAAAAGGCATTGCCGAAAAGGTTAGCCTGCCATCGGGCTATCATGTAGAATATGGCGGCGCTTATGCCGAGCAACAGCAATCGTTCAAAGAGTTATTACTGATACTGATTACCGCCAGTTTGCTGGTATTTGGGGTGATACTATTCCTGTTCAAACAGTTCAGGATAGCGCTGCTGATACTGGCCATATCCGTACTGGGTGTAGCAGGCAGCATGCTTGCCTTATACCTCACCAAAACGCCATTAAATGTAGGCAGCTACACCGGCTTAATTATGATTGTAGGTATCATTGGCGAGAACGCCATCTTCACCTTCCTGCAGTTTAAGGAAAGTGCTGCAAAGCAAAGTGTGGATGAAGCCATTATCTATTCCATCTCCACCCGCCTTCGCCCAAAACTGATGACCGCCTTAGGCGCCATTATAGCCCTGATGCCGCTGGCTTTAGGCATAGGTGCCGGCGCGCAATTGCACCAGCCATTAGCCATAGCGGTTATAGGCGGGTTTATTGTGGCTTTGCCGTTGTTGCTTATTGTGCTGCCGAGTATGTTGAGGGTGGTGTATAGAAAGTCCGAAAGTCAGTAA
- a CDS encoding phosphatase PAP2 family protein yields the protein MTTTPFEKTTLAKLFNKVWLFLVPYLLILTGCLIIKSLYTREQIYFYINGLHTNWGDVVFPFFTMLGDGLALITLAAIIALFSYRRAFLLISGYLFTALFAQVLKFMFDMPRPYLYFKDMHSKMHFVKGIDMLSYHSFPSGHTVTAFSACLTLAYLFRNKFLDVLMLALACCIGYSRMYLSQHFFEDVTAGSAVGVFVTLFWLYWLDNKHIFHTERWRGGLIRRFGN from the coding sequence ATGACCACAACGCCGTTCGAAAAAACCACCTTAGCTAAATTATTCAACAAGGTTTGGCTGTTCCTGGTGCCGTACCTGCTTATTCTTACCGGCTGCCTGATCATTAAAAGCCTCTACACACGCGAGCAGATCTATTTTTACATCAACGGACTGCATACCAACTGGGGCGATGTGGTGTTCCCATTCTTCACCATGCTGGGCGACGGGTTGGCACTGATCACATTGGCGGCCATCATCGCGTTGTTCAGCTACCGGCGGGCCTTCCTGCTCATTTCGGGATACCTGTTTACCGCCCTCTTCGCGCAGGTGCTGAAGTTTATGTTCGATATGCCGCGCCCTTACCTGTATTTTAAGGATATGCACAGCAAAATGCACTTTGTTAAGGGGATAGATATGCTCAGCTACCACAGCTTCCCATCAGGCCATACGGTAACGGCATTTTCGGCCTGCCTAACGCTGGCCTACCTGTTCCGCAATAAGTTTTTAGATGTGCTGATGTTGGCGCTGGCTTGCTGCATTGGCTACTCGCGCATGTACCTTAGTCAACACTTTTTCGAGGATGTTACCGCCGGATCGGCCGTGGGCGTATTTGTTACCTTGTTTTGGCTATACTGGCTGGATAATAAGCACATCTTCCATACTGAAAGGTGGCGTGGTGGGTTGATACGAAGGTTTGGGAATTAG
- a CDS encoding efflux RND transporter periplasmic adaptor subunit yields the protein MKKFFTYPAYTHPGNASLAGPLFAACKEGGSSATHIAMGFKPIANNASPFSAAGEERVSGRSHGRLSLSTLLLLAAALFLSACSSADKPAADEEVDVKSQTPVTITTIDQNAMTDYVEMNATSVFQQKNYVKANANGYIEVANAKPGQMVSKGTTLFTIKTKEAQSIGNSINILDTTFKFSGVNKIKASQHGYITQLNHQVGDYVQDGEQLAIISDESSFAFVLQVPYEYRALVKLGQDIPLTLPDGEKLTGHVASLMPAVDTLSQTQGVVLKVNSSHPIPENLTARAKLVKTAKQNTVSLPKQAVLANETQTEFWVMKLIKDTLAVKVPVTKGIETSDRVEILSPQFTAADRIVVTGNYGLSDTAKVKIVKP from the coding sequence ATGAAGAAGTTTTTTACATATCCCGCATATACTCACCCCGGCAACGCTTCGCTGGCCGGCCCTCTCTTCGCTGCGTGTAAAGAGGGCGGAAGCAGTGCTACCCACATAGCGATGGGTTTTAAACCCATCGCTAACAATGCATCCCCCTTTTCCGCCGCAGGCGAAGAGAGGGTGTCCGGGCGTAGCCACGGACGGTTAAGTCTATCCACCTTGCTCCTCCTCGCCGCAGCCCTCTTCCTATCCGCCTGTTCCAGCGCCGATAAGCCAGCGGCTGATGAAGAAGTGGATGTAAAATCGCAAACACCGGTTACCATAACCACTATCGATCAAAATGCCATGACCGATTACGTAGAGATGAACGCCACATCGGTCTTTCAGCAAAAAAACTATGTGAAGGCCAATGCCAACGGCTATATCGAAGTAGCTAATGCCAAGCCGGGCCAAATGGTAAGCAAGGGAACTACCCTGTTCACCATCAAAACCAAAGAGGCGCAAAGCATTGGCAATAGCATCAATATACTGGATACCACCTTCAAATTTTCGGGGGTTAACAAGATCAAAGCATCGCAGCATGGCTACATCACCCAACTTAACCACCAGGTGGGCGATTATGTGCAGGATGGCGAACAGTTGGCCATCATCAGCGATGAGTCGAGCTTCGCATTCGTACTTCAAGTTCCATACGAATATCGCGCGCTGGTGAAATTGGGACAGGATATCCCGCTCACCCTGCCCGACGGCGAAAAACTGACCGGACACGTAGCCTCGTTGATGCCGGCGGTAGATACCCTGTCGCAAACACAGGGCGTAGTGCTGAAAGTAAACAGCAGCCACCCCATCCCCGAAAACCTGACAGCAAGAGCAAAGCTGGTGAAAACCGCTAAGCAAAACACCGTTTCGCTGCCTAAACAAGCCGTACTGGCCAACGAGACCCAAACCGAATTTTGGGTGATGAAGCTGATAAAAGATACCCTGGCTGTAAAAGTGCCGGTAACCAAAGGCATCGAAACCAGCGATCGGGTAGAGATATTATCGCCCCAGTTTACAGCCGCCGACCGCATTGTGGTGACGGGTAATTATGGTTTAAGCGATACCGCTAAGGTTAAAATAGTAAAACCATGA
- a CDS encoding response regulator transcription factor, whose translation MKLLVVEDEPGLRDSIRDYFTEAGNVCETVGDYTSALQKINLYRYDCIILDITLPNGNGLDILKALKQNRHPDAVLIISARNALDDRLQGLDLGADDYLSKPFHLSELRARVTAIVRRRSFDGNHIVVFNEIALDLQSKSVSVNNQQVKFTKREYELLLYFIANKGKVITKNAIAEHLWGDSIDAANNFDFIYSHIKNIRKKLVEAGSNDYIQASYGMGYKFTDQ comes from the coding sequence GTGAAGTTATTGGTAGTTGAAGACGAACCCGGCCTTCGGGATAGCATCCGCGATTATTTTACCGAGGCGGGCAACGTATGCGAAACCGTGGGCGATTATACCTCGGCCCTGCAAAAGATCAATCTGTACCGTTACGATTGCATTATCCTGGATATTACCCTGCCCAATGGTAACGGACTGGATATCCTGAAAGCGCTGAAACAGAACCGCCACCCAGATGCGGTGCTGATCATATCGGCGCGCAATGCGCTGGATGACCGCTTGCAGGGGCTTGATCTGGGTGCCGACGATTACCTGTCCAAACCATTCCATCTTTCTGAATTGCGGGCGCGTGTAACGGCCATCGTACGCCGGCGTTCATTTGATGGTAACCACATCGTAGTGTTTAACGAGATCGCTTTAGATCTGCAATCAAAATCCGTATCGGTGAATAACCAACAAGTGAAATTTACCAAGCGAGAGTACGAATTGCTGTTGTACTTTATAGCCAATAAAGGCAAAGTGATCACAAAAAACGCTATTGCCGAACATTTGTGGGGCGACAGTATCGACGCGGCCAACAACTTTGATTTCATATATTCGCATATCAAAAATATCCGCAAAAAACTGGTAGAGGCCGGCAGTAACGATTACATACAGGCATCGTACGGCATGGGCTACAAGTTTACCGACCAATGA
- a CDS encoding PepSY-like domain-containing protein, translated as MKNLKKLMLMAVLTGAVSSGAYAQKITAAKVPAAVKAAFAKTNPGVTNVKWEKEDGKFEAGYTMGGHEMSALYDANGTMTESEMGIKVSELPTSVLSYVSANRKGAKIKEAAKITKAGGEVNYEAQVNGKDMIFDAKGSFIKEVKD; from the coding sequence ATGAAAAACCTGAAAAAATTAATGTTGATGGCCGTGCTAACCGGCGCGGTATCATCAGGCGCTTATGCGCAAAAAATCACTGCGGCTAAAGTTCCGGCTGCGGTTAAGGCTGCGTTTGCCAAAACTAACCCCGGCGTAACAAACGTAAAATGGGAGAAAGAAGACGGCAAATTTGAAGCTGGCTATACCATGGGTGGCCACGAAATGTCGGCCCTTTACGATGCCAATGGCACCATGACCGAATCGGAAATGGGGATAAAAGTGTCGGAATTGCCAACCAGTGTATTAAGCTATGTAAGCGCTAACCGCAAAGGGGCAAAAATTAAGGAAGCAGCAAAAATTACCAAAGCCGGCGGCGAAGTGAACTACGAAGCCCAGGTGAACGGCAAGGATATGATATTTGATGCCAAAGGCAGTTTTATTAAGGAAGTAAAAGATTAG
- a CDS encoding EamA family transporter translates to MWWIYALLSAAFAALTAIFAKVGIKGVDTNLATAIRTVVILVLAWAIVLVRGNYSIGSLTKTNWIFLILSGVATGLSWIFYFKALQLGKVEQVAPLDKLSVPLAIILATIFLGEKLTLKDSIGAFLIISGTFVLILKF, encoded by the coding sequence ATGTGGTGGATATACGCATTACTATCGGCCGCCTTTGCGGCGCTGACGGCCATTTTTGCCAAGGTGGGCATCAAGGGGGTGGATACTAACCTGGCTACGGCCATCCGCACGGTGGTGATACTGGTGCTGGCCTGGGCTATTGTATTGGTTAGGGGTAATTACAGCATCGGCAGCCTCACTAAAACCAACTGGATCTTCCTGATATTGTCGGGTGTGGCCACAGGTTTGTCGTGGATATTCTACTTTAAGGCCCTGCAACTGGGCAAGGTAGAGCAGGTAGCCCCGCTGGATAAGCTGAGCGTGCCGCTGGCCATTATCTTAGCTACCATTTTTTTAGGCGAAAAGTTAACTTTAAAAGATTCCATCGGCGCATTTCTCATCATATCGGGTACATTTGTGTTGATATTAAAATTTTAA
- a CDS encoding TolC family protein — protein MKYILGIIICAFAFTTRAQDLDHYLNAALKSSPLLKDLNNQIASGKLDSLRLRAGLKPQVIGSSTGTYAPVIGGFGYESAITNGQTLNALVGVNQQIINKNYLAAQLSALKLSKDSLGNAIKISEQDLKKAVTTQYITAYGSLQQYQFNKEVVDLLTKEEDLLKKLTRGNVYRQSDYLTFLVTLKQQQLTLSQSRLQYKNDLTTLNYLSGIVDTAVLEIKDPDLKRSFPMDTRNSIYFQQFRTDSMRLANNRSLIDQSYKPKINVFADGGYNSDFSYQPYKNFGTSVGFSISIPIYDGGQRKLQQKKITLEEDTRQNYKTFFNTQYRQQIAQLNQQINDNAQLEQQIKDQFKYSESLIKVDTQLMQTGDVRMADLIIAINNYMSVRNLLTQTNISKLQLINQLNYWNK, from the coding sequence ATGAAATATATCCTCGGCATTATTATTTGCGCCTTTGCCTTTACTACCCGGGCACAAGACTTGGATCATTACCTTAATGCCGCCTTAAAAAGCAGCCCCCTGCTTAAGGACCTGAACAACCAGATCGCGTCGGGCAAATTGGATAGCCTGCGGTTACGGGCTGGGCTAAAGCCACAGGTAATAGGTAGCAGCACCGGTACATATGCCCCGGTCATCGGTGGTTTTGGGTATGAATCGGCCATTACCAACGGGCAAACTTTGAATGCGCTGGTAGGGGTTAATCAGCAGATCATCAACAAAAATTATTTGGCCGCCCAGTTATCGGCTTTGAAACTATCGAAAGATTCGCTGGGGAATGCCATTAAAATATCCGAGCAGGATCTTAAAAAGGCCGTCACCACCCAATACATTACGGCCTATGGCAGCCTGCAGCAATACCAGTTTAATAAAGAGGTGGTAGACCTGCTGACCAAAGAGGAAGACCTGTTAAAAAAACTAACCCGCGGCAACGTATACCGCCAAAGCGATTACCTCACTTTCCTGGTAACCCTGAAACAGCAGCAGTTAACGCTGTCCCAGTCGCGCCTGCAATATAAAAACGACCTGACCACGCTCAATTATCTTTCGGGAATTGTAGATACCGCCGTGCTGGAAATAAAAGATCCGGACTTAAAGCGCAGTTTCCCTATGGATACCCGCAACAGCATCTATTTCCAGCAGTTTCGTACAGACAGTATGCGCCTGGCCAACAACCGCAGTTTGATAGATCAGAGTTATAAACCCAAGATCAACGTTTTTGCCGATGGTGGTTACAATTCCGATTTTTCATACCAACCTTATAAAAACTTTGGTACCAGCGTTGGCTTCAGCATATCTATCCCGATATACGATGGTGGTCAGCGCAAACTACAGCAAAAAAAGATAACACTTGAAGAGGATACCCGCCAAAACTATAAGACATTTTTTAATACCCAATACCGCCAGCAAATAGCGCAGTTGAACCAGCAGATAAACGATAACGCCCAGTTGGAGCAGCAGATAAAAGACCAGTTCAAATATTCGGAAAGCCTGATCAAGGTGGATACCCAACTGATGCAGACCGGCGACGTCCGCATGGCCGACCTGATCATCGCCATCAACAACTACATGTCGGTAAGGAACCTGCTTACGCAAACCAATATCAGCAAACTACAGCTCATCAATCAGTTAAATTACTGGAACAAATAG
- a CDS encoding sensor histidine kinase, whose amino-acid sequence MKLFTRYYRVNLLSTIVVMLLTSMVYYWAISRILIGVADKDLVVEESEIFEYVRANHRLPQVFESKDQQISFAKVSGPVKREYINTSYYNPKERENEQGRGLISSVNVNGVLYKIVVVQSSVETDDLIRVIFSITIVVVLLLLFVLLMVNRLVLGRIWQPFYGILQQVKAFNVAEKNDIAPQRTNIDEFNELNDAITSMATRVKKDYGELKAFTENASHELLTPIAIINSKLDTLVQTENFNERQSMLLNDLYTSVSRLTRLNQSMLLLARIENQVISGYEPVNLKWLLEEKVAQLQELYADKEINVSVFAEEKEVQASRYLVEILVNNLLVNAIKHNVPQGQIDITLTKDKLVIKNTGEDRDMSTQDIFKRFSKSANSEGTGLGLTISTQICGNYDWMLDYRYRAPFHYFTVVF is encoded by the coding sequence ATGAAGCTATTTACCCGATACTATCGCGTTAACCTGTTATCTACCATTGTGGTAATGCTGCTCACCAGCATGGTTTATTATTGGGCTATCAGCCGGATATTAATAGGCGTGGCAGATAAGGACCTGGTGGTAGAAGAATCGGAGATATTTGAGTATGTGCGCGCTAACCATCGCCTGCCCCAGGTTTTCGAATCTAAAGACCAACAGATCAGCTTTGCGAAGGTTAGCGGGCCTGTTAAGCGCGAATACATCAATACCAGTTATTATAATCCTAAGGAAAGGGAAAACGAGCAGGGGCGTGGCCTGATAAGCAGCGTTAATGTTAATGGCGTGCTTTACAAAATTGTAGTGGTGCAGTCTTCGGTTGAAACGGATGACCTGATCCGGGTTATTTTTAGCATCACTATAGTGGTTGTTTTATTGCTGTTGTTTGTGCTGCTTATGGTTAACCGCCTGGTACTGGGCCGTATATGGCAGCCTTTTTATGGCATATTACAACAGGTGAAAGCTTTTAATGTGGCCGAAAAGAACGATATAGCCCCCCAGCGCACCAATATTGACGAGTTTAACGAGTTGAACGATGCCATCACCAGTATGGCTACCCGGGTAAAAAAGGATTATGGCGAACTGAAGGCGTTTACCGAAAATGCTTCGCACGAATTGCTGACCCCCATTGCTATCATCAACTCCAAACTGGATACCCTTGTACAGACCGAAAACTTTAACGAACGTCAAAGCATGCTGCTGAATGATCTGTACACTTCGGTTTCGCGCCTTACCCGTCTTAACCAAAGTATGTTGTTGCTGGCACGGATAGAGAACCAGGTAATATCGGGCTATGAGCCTGTAAACCTAAAATGGTTGCTGGAAGAAAAGGTAGCGCAATTGCAGGAATTGTATGCCGATAAGGAGATCAATGTATCTGTTTTTGCTGAAGAAAAAGAAGTACAGGCCAGCCGCTACCTGGTTGAAATACTGGTGAATAACCTGCTGGTTAATGCCATAAAACATAATGTGCCGCAGGGGCAAATTGATATCACGCTAACCAAAGATAAACTGGTGATAAAAAACACAGGCGAGGACCGGGATATGTCGACCCAGGATATCTTTAAGCGCTTCAGTAAATCGGCCAATTCTGAAGGGACAGGGCTGGGTCTTACCATCTCCACCCAAATATGCGGCAATTACGATTGGATGCTGGATTACCGTTACCGTGCGCCGTTTCATTATTTTACAGTGGTGTTTTGA